A genome region from Eretmochelys imbricata isolate rEreImb1 chromosome 8, rEreImb1.hap1, whole genome shotgun sequence includes the following:
- the AFAP1L1 gene encoding actin filament-associated protein 1-like 1 isoform X2: MDRLSVLDQLLPELSLLLKLLDHEYLSATTMEKKLAVSTILQKLQPPAGKALDYMYANTAALQNSTSFVESLFEEFDCDLRDLQDMQEDDGDTSEGIGLELTRSHPSKNAPRDPPPPLPTTPPPEDYYEEALPLGPGKAPEYITSRNSSSPPNSIEDGYYEDADSNYPVTRMNGEQKNSYNDSDAMSSSYESYDEEEEDGKGQRLTHQWPSEEASMNLVKDCRICAFLLRKKRFGQWAKQLTVIKDNKLLCYKSSKDRQPHLEVPLSTCSVIYVPKDGRRKKHELRFSLPGAEALVLAVQSKEQAEEWLKVIKEGSSASGGGTGGTEAPTSPVLHCKMDLDKRLSQDKQASDSDSVAAGENCTPMSRREHGKGKKSGLAELKGSVSRAAGRKITRIISFSKKKPSPEDTQTSSTEEDLPCCGYLNVLVNQCWKERWCCLKGNTLYFHKDRSDLRTHVNAIVLRGCEVVPGLGPKHPLAFRILRSGQEVSALEANCSEDLGRWLGILLVETGSQKTPEALHYDYVDVETIANIVTAVRHSYLWASASHESQADSSRVVYDDVPYEKVQVEEPLRPSGAQVKRHASSCSESSRRVDPQVKVKRHASNANQYKYGKNRAEEDARMFLTEKEKLEKERASIRNELVTLRKEKRELREAMKSSTGRKLKELEERVAALEEQCKGKEEQRVDLELKLTEVKDRLKQSLAGGPALGLIMTSKAENGETGNKPNGNPTEHLVPVNCAAEMRKRSPSILPANKGKVLQKAKEWEMKQT; encoded by the exons TGCTGGACCAGCTCCTCCCGGAGCTCAGCTTGCTGCTCAAGTTGCTGGATCATGAATACCTGAGCGCTACCACCATGGAGAAGAAACTGGCCGTCTCCACTATCCTGCAGAAGCTGCAGCCCCCTGCAG ggAAGGCTCTGGACTACATGTACGCCAACACAGCAGCCCTGCAGAACAGCACCAGCTTCGTGGAGTCCCTCTTTGAAGAGTTTG ACTGTGACCTGCGGGATCTCCAGGATATGCAGGAGGACGATGGGGACACCAGCGAGGGCATTGGCTTGGAGCTCACAAGGAGCCATCCATCTAAAAAt GCTCCTAGGGACCCTCCCCCACCGCTTCCCACAACCCCCCCACCTGAAGATTACTACGAGGAGGCCCTACCTCTGGGTCCAGGCAAGGCCCCCGAGTACATCACCTCCCGCA ATAGCTCCAGTCCCCCCAACTCAATTGAGGATGGCTACTATGAGGATGCCGACAGCAACTACCCTGTTACCAGGATGAATGGGGAGCAGAAAAACTCCT ACAATGACTCTGATGCGATGAGCAGCTCCTATGAGTCATacgatgaagaggaggaggatgggaaggGCCAGCGGCTGACACACCAATGGCCATCAGAGGAAGCTTCTATGAACTTGgtgaaggactgcaggatttgtgCCTTCCTGTTGCGTAAGAAGCGCTTTGGGCAGTGGGCCAAGCAGCTGACGGTCATCAAGGACAACAAACTTCTG TGCTACAAAAGCTCCAAGGACCGGCAGCCACACCTGGAGGTGCCCCTGAGCACCTGCAGCGTCATCTATGTGCCCAAGGATGGGCGCCGCAAGAAGCATGAGCTGCGTTTCTCTCTGCCAGGGGCCGAGGCCCTGGTGCTGGCAGTGCAGAGCAAAGAGCAGGCTGAGGAGTGGCTGAAG GTGATAAAGGAAGGGAGCAGTGCCAGTGGAGGAGGAACAGGTGGGACTGAAGCCCCTACATCCCCTGTGCTACATTGCAAGATGGACCTTGACAAG agGTTATCACAAGACAAACAGGCATCTGACTCTGACAGCGTGGCAGCAGGAGAGAACTGCACCCCCATGAGCCGAAGGGAGCACG GGAAAGGCAAGAAGAGCGGCTTGGCTGAACTGAAGGGCTCAGTGAGCAGGGCAGCAGGGAGGAAAATCACCAGGATCATCAGCTTCTCCAAAAAGAAGCCGTCCCCTGAGGACACGCAGACGTCCTCCACCGAGGAAGACCTCCCCTGCTGTG GTTACCTGAATGTCCTGGTTAACCAGTGCTGGAAGGAGCGTTGGTGTTGCTTGAAAGGCAACACGCTCTATTTCCACAAGGACCGCTCCGACCTGCGGACGCACGTGAATGCCATCGTCCTGCGTGGCTGCGAGGTGGTGCCAGGCCTGGGCCCTAAACACCCGCTTGCTTTCCGCATCCTTCGCAGTGGGCAGGAGGTCTCTGCCTTGGAG GCAAACTGCTCTGAAGATCTGGGCCGCTGGCTTGGCATCCTGCTGGTTGAGACTGGCTCCCAGAAAACCCCGGAGGCCTTGCACTATGATTACGTGGATGTAGAGACAATAGCCAACATAGTCACTGCTGTGCGACACTCCTATCT GTGGGCCAGTGCCTCCCACGAGAGCCAGGCTGACTCCTCCCGGGTGGTGTATGATGACGTCCCCTACGAGAAGGTGCAG GTAGAGGAGCCACTGCGGCCGTCCGGGGCCCAGGTGAAGCGCCATGCCTCGTCCTGCAGTGAGTCGTCACGCCGTGTGGACCCGCAAGTCAAAGTCAAGAGACATGCATCAA ATGCCAACCAATACAAGTATGGGAAGAACCGGGCTGAGGAGGATGCCAGGATGTTCCTGACGGAGAAAGAGAagctggagaaggagagagcTTCTATCCGGAATGAGCTGGTGACCCTGCGGAAGGAAAAGAGGGAGCTCCGGGAGGCCATGAAAAGCAGCACAG GGAGGAAGCTGAAGGAGCTGGAGGAGCGGGTGGCGGCCCTGGAGGAGCAGTgcaaagggaaggaggagcagcGCGTGGACCTGGAGCTCAAGCTGACGGAGGTGAAGGACCGGCTGAAACAGTCGCTAGCAGGAGGGCCGGCTCTGGGGCTCATCATGACCAGCAAAGCTGAAAATGGG GAGACTGGCAATAAGCCGAATGGGAACCCCACAGAGCACTTGGTCCCAGTGAACTGTGCAGCAGAAATGAGGAAGAGAAGCCCCTCCATCCTCCCTGCCAACAAGGGGAAAGTGCTGCAGAAGGCCAAG GAGTGGGAGATGAAGCAAACCTAA
- the AFAP1L1 gene encoding actin filament-associated protein 1-like 1 isoform X1, translating to MDRLSAGSLTPVLSAAFPVLDQLLPELSLLLKLLDHEYLSATTMEKKLAVSTILQKLQPPAGKALDYMYANTAALQNSTSFVESLFEEFDCDLRDLQDMQEDDGDTSEGIGLELTRSHPSKNAPRDPPPPLPTTPPPEDYYEEALPLGPGKAPEYITSRNSSSPPNSIEDGYYEDADSNYPVTRMNGEQKNSYNDSDAMSSSYESYDEEEEDGKGQRLTHQWPSEEASMNLVKDCRICAFLLRKKRFGQWAKQLTVIKDNKLLCYKSSKDRQPHLEVPLSTCSVIYVPKDGRRKKHELRFSLPGAEALVLAVQSKEQAEEWLKVIKEGSSASGGGTGGTEAPTSPVLHCKMDLDKRLSQDKQASDSDSVAAGENCTPMSRREHGKGKKSGLAELKGSVSRAAGRKITRIISFSKKKPSPEDTQTSSTEEDLPCCGYLNVLVNQCWKERWCCLKGNTLYFHKDRSDLRTHVNAIVLRGCEVVPGLGPKHPLAFRILRSGQEVSALEANCSEDLGRWLGILLVETGSQKTPEALHYDYVDVETIANIVTAVRHSYLWASASHESQADSSRVVYDDVPYEKVQVEEPLRPSGAQVKRHASSCSESSRRVDPQVKVKRHASNANQYKYGKNRAEEDARMFLTEKEKLEKERASIRNELVTLRKEKRELREAMKSSTGRKLKELEERVAALEEQCKGKEEQRVDLELKLTEVKDRLKQSLAGGPALGLIMTSKAENGETGNKPNGNPTEHLVPVNCAAEMRKRSPSILPANKGKVLQKAKEWEMKQT from the exons ctggctCCCTGACTCCTGTTCTCTCTGCTGCTTTCCCAGTGCTGGACCAGCTCCTCCCGGAGCTCAGCTTGCTGCTCAAGTTGCTGGATCATGAATACCTGAGCGCTACCACCATGGAGAAGAAACTGGCCGTCTCCACTATCCTGCAGAAGCTGCAGCCCCCTGCAG ggAAGGCTCTGGACTACATGTACGCCAACACAGCAGCCCTGCAGAACAGCACCAGCTTCGTGGAGTCCCTCTTTGAAGAGTTTG ACTGTGACCTGCGGGATCTCCAGGATATGCAGGAGGACGATGGGGACACCAGCGAGGGCATTGGCTTGGAGCTCACAAGGAGCCATCCATCTAAAAAt GCTCCTAGGGACCCTCCCCCACCGCTTCCCACAACCCCCCCACCTGAAGATTACTACGAGGAGGCCCTACCTCTGGGTCCAGGCAAGGCCCCCGAGTACATCACCTCCCGCA ATAGCTCCAGTCCCCCCAACTCAATTGAGGATGGCTACTATGAGGATGCCGACAGCAACTACCCTGTTACCAGGATGAATGGGGAGCAGAAAAACTCCT ACAATGACTCTGATGCGATGAGCAGCTCCTATGAGTCATacgatgaagaggaggaggatgggaaggGCCAGCGGCTGACACACCAATGGCCATCAGAGGAAGCTTCTATGAACTTGgtgaaggactgcaggatttgtgCCTTCCTGTTGCGTAAGAAGCGCTTTGGGCAGTGGGCCAAGCAGCTGACGGTCATCAAGGACAACAAACTTCTG TGCTACAAAAGCTCCAAGGACCGGCAGCCACACCTGGAGGTGCCCCTGAGCACCTGCAGCGTCATCTATGTGCCCAAGGATGGGCGCCGCAAGAAGCATGAGCTGCGTTTCTCTCTGCCAGGGGCCGAGGCCCTGGTGCTGGCAGTGCAGAGCAAAGAGCAGGCTGAGGAGTGGCTGAAG GTGATAAAGGAAGGGAGCAGTGCCAGTGGAGGAGGAACAGGTGGGACTGAAGCCCCTACATCCCCTGTGCTACATTGCAAGATGGACCTTGACAAG agGTTATCACAAGACAAACAGGCATCTGACTCTGACAGCGTGGCAGCAGGAGAGAACTGCACCCCCATGAGCCGAAGGGAGCACG GGAAAGGCAAGAAGAGCGGCTTGGCTGAACTGAAGGGCTCAGTGAGCAGGGCAGCAGGGAGGAAAATCACCAGGATCATCAGCTTCTCCAAAAAGAAGCCGTCCCCTGAGGACACGCAGACGTCCTCCACCGAGGAAGACCTCCCCTGCTGTG GTTACCTGAATGTCCTGGTTAACCAGTGCTGGAAGGAGCGTTGGTGTTGCTTGAAAGGCAACACGCTCTATTTCCACAAGGACCGCTCCGACCTGCGGACGCACGTGAATGCCATCGTCCTGCGTGGCTGCGAGGTGGTGCCAGGCCTGGGCCCTAAACACCCGCTTGCTTTCCGCATCCTTCGCAGTGGGCAGGAGGTCTCTGCCTTGGAG GCAAACTGCTCTGAAGATCTGGGCCGCTGGCTTGGCATCCTGCTGGTTGAGACTGGCTCCCAGAAAACCCCGGAGGCCTTGCACTATGATTACGTGGATGTAGAGACAATAGCCAACATAGTCACTGCTGTGCGACACTCCTATCT GTGGGCCAGTGCCTCCCACGAGAGCCAGGCTGACTCCTCCCGGGTGGTGTATGATGACGTCCCCTACGAGAAGGTGCAG GTAGAGGAGCCACTGCGGCCGTCCGGGGCCCAGGTGAAGCGCCATGCCTCGTCCTGCAGTGAGTCGTCACGCCGTGTGGACCCGCAAGTCAAAGTCAAGAGACATGCATCAA ATGCCAACCAATACAAGTATGGGAAGAACCGGGCTGAGGAGGATGCCAGGATGTTCCTGACGGAGAAAGAGAagctggagaaggagagagcTTCTATCCGGAATGAGCTGGTGACCCTGCGGAAGGAAAAGAGGGAGCTCCGGGAGGCCATGAAAAGCAGCACAG GGAGGAAGCTGAAGGAGCTGGAGGAGCGGGTGGCGGCCCTGGAGGAGCAGTgcaaagggaaggaggagcagcGCGTGGACCTGGAGCTCAAGCTGACGGAGGTGAAGGACCGGCTGAAACAGTCGCTAGCAGGAGGGCCGGCTCTGGGGCTCATCATGACCAGCAAAGCTGAAAATGGG GAGACTGGCAATAAGCCGAATGGGAACCCCACAGAGCACTTGGTCCCAGTGAACTGTGCAGCAGAAATGAGGAAGAGAAGCCCCTCCATCCTCCCTGCCAACAAGGGGAAAGTGCTGCAGAAGGCCAAG GAGTGGGAGATGAAGCAAACCTAA
- the AFAP1L1 gene encoding actin filament-associated protein 1-like 1 isoform X3, giving the protein MDRLSAGSLTPVLSAAFPVLDQLLPELSLLLKLLDHEYLSATTMEKKLAVSTILQKLQPPAGKALDYMYANTAALQNSTSFVESLFEEFDCDLRDLQDMQEDDGDTSEGIGLELTRSHPSKNAPRDPPPPLPTTPPPEDYYEEALPLGPGKAPEYITSRNSSSPPNSIEDGYYEDADSNYPVTRMNGEQKNSYNDSDAMSSSYESYDEEEEDGKGQRLTHQWPSEEASMNLVKDCRICAFLLRKKRFGQWAKQLTVIKDNKLLCYKSSKDRQPHLEVPLSTCSVIYVPKDGRRKKHELRFSLPGAEALVLAVQSKEQAEEWLKRLSQDKQASDSDSVAAGENCTPMSRREHGKGKKSGLAELKGSVSRAAGRKITRIISFSKKKPSPEDTQTSSTEEDLPCCGYLNVLVNQCWKERWCCLKGNTLYFHKDRSDLRTHVNAIVLRGCEVVPGLGPKHPLAFRILRSGQEVSALEANCSEDLGRWLGILLVETGSQKTPEALHYDYVDVETIANIVTAVRHSYLWASASHESQADSSRVVYDDVPYEKVQVEEPLRPSGAQVKRHASSCSESSRRVDPQVKVKRHASNANQYKYGKNRAEEDARMFLTEKEKLEKERASIRNELVTLRKEKRELREAMKSSTGRKLKELEERVAALEEQCKGKEEQRVDLELKLTEVKDRLKQSLAGGPALGLIMTSKAENGETGNKPNGNPTEHLVPVNCAAEMRKRSPSILPANKGKVLQKAKEWEMKQT; this is encoded by the exons ctggctCCCTGACTCCTGTTCTCTCTGCTGCTTTCCCAGTGCTGGACCAGCTCCTCCCGGAGCTCAGCTTGCTGCTCAAGTTGCTGGATCATGAATACCTGAGCGCTACCACCATGGAGAAGAAACTGGCCGTCTCCACTATCCTGCAGAAGCTGCAGCCCCCTGCAG ggAAGGCTCTGGACTACATGTACGCCAACACAGCAGCCCTGCAGAACAGCACCAGCTTCGTGGAGTCCCTCTTTGAAGAGTTTG ACTGTGACCTGCGGGATCTCCAGGATATGCAGGAGGACGATGGGGACACCAGCGAGGGCATTGGCTTGGAGCTCACAAGGAGCCATCCATCTAAAAAt GCTCCTAGGGACCCTCCCCCACCGCTTCCCACAACCCCCCCACCTGAAGATTACTACGAGGAGGCCCTACCTCTGGGTCCAGGCAAGGCCCCCGAGTACATCACCTCCCGCA ATAGCTCCAGTCCCCCCAACTCAATTGAGGATGGCTACTATGAGGATGCCGACAGCAACTACCCTGTTACCAGGATGAATGGGGAGCAGAAAAACTCCT ACAATGACTCTGATGCGATGAGCAGCTCCTATGAGTCATacgatgaagaggaggaggatgggaaggGCCAGCGGCTGACACACCAATGGCCATCAGAGGAAGCTTCTATGAACTTGgtgaaggactgcaggatttgtgCCTTCCTGTTGCGTAAGAAGCGCTTTGGGCAGTGGGCCAAGCAGCTGACGGTCATCAAGGACAACAAACTTCTG TGCTACAAAAGCTCCAAGGACCGGCAGCCACACCTGGAGGTGCCCCTGAGCACCTGCAGCGTCATCTATGTGCCCAAGGATGGGCGCCGCAAGAAGCATGAGCTGCGTTTCTCTCTGCCAGGGGCCGAGGCCCTGGTGCTGGCAGTGCAGAGCAAAGAGCAGGCTGAGGAGTGGCTGAAG agGTTATCACAAGACAAACAGGCATCTGACTCTGACAGCGTGGCAGCAGGAGAGAACTGCACCCCCATGAGCCGAAGGGAGCACG GGAAAGGCAAGAAGAGCGGCTTGGCTGAACTGAAGGGCTCAGTGAGCAGGGCAGCAGGGAGGAAAATCACCAGGATCATCAGCTTCTCCAAAAAGAAGCCGTCCCCTGAGGACACGCAGACGTCCTCCACCGAGGAAGACCTCCCCTGCTGTG GTTACCTGAATGTCCTGGTTAACCAGTGCTGGAAGGAGCGTTGGTGTTGCTTGAAAGGCAACACGCTCTATTTCCACAAGGACCGCTCCGACCTGCGGACGCACGTGAATGCCATCGTCCTGCGTGGCTGCGAGGTGGTGCCAGGCCTGGGCCCTAAACACCCGCTTGCTTTCCGCATCCTTCGCAGTGGGCAGGAGGTCTCTGCCTTGGAG GCAAACTGCTCTGAAGATCTGGGCCGCTGGCTTGGCATCCTGCTGGTTGAGACTGGCTCCCAGAAAACCCCGGAGGCCTTGCACTATGATTACGTGGATGTAGAGACAATAGCCAACATAGTCACTGCTGTGCGACACTCCTATCT GTGGGCCAGTGCCTCCCACGAGAGCCAGGCTGACTCCTCCCGGGTGGTGTATGATGACGTCCCCTACGAGAAGGTGCAG GTAGAGGAGCCACTGCGGCCGTCCGGGGCCCAGGTGAAGCGCCATGCCTCGTCCTGCAGTGAGTCGTCACGCCGTGTGGACCCGCAAGTCAAAGTCAAGAGACATGCATCAA ATGCCAACCAATACAAGTATGGGAAGAACCGGGCTGAGGAGGATGCCAGGATGTTCCTGACGGAGAAAGAGAagctggagaaggagagagcTTCTATCCGGAATGAGCTGGTGACCCTGCGGAAGGAAAAGAGGGAGCTCCGGGAGGCCATGAAAAGCAGCACAG GGAGGAAGCTGAAGGAGCTGGAGGAGCGGGTGGCGGCCCTGGAGGAGCAGTgcaaagggaaggaggagcagcGCGTGGACCTGGAGCTCAAGCTGACGGAGGTGAAGGACCGGCTGAAACAGTCGCTAGCAGGAGGGCCGGCTCTGGGGCTCATCATGACCAGCAAAGCTGAAAATGGG GAGACTGGCAATAAGCCGAATGGGAACCCCACAGAGCACTTGGTCCCAGTGAACTGTGCAGCAGAAATGAGGAAGAGAAGCCCCTCCATCCTCCCTGCCAACAAGGGGAAAGTGCTGCAGAAGGCCAAG GAGTGGGAGATGAAGCAAACCTAA